A genomic region of Dunckerocampus dactyliophorus isolate RoL2022-P2 chromosome 8, RoL_Ddac_1.1, whole genome shotgun sequence contains the following coding sequences:
- the kcnab2a gene encoding voltage-gated potassium channel subunit beta-2 isoform X4 → MAEQLMTLAYENGINLFDTAEVYAAGKAEVVLGNIIKKKGWRRSSLVITTKIFWGGKAETERGLSRKHIIEGLKASLERLQLDYVDVVFANRPDPNTPMEETVRAMTHVINQGMAMYWGTSRWSPMEIMEAYSVARQFNQIPPICEQAEYHMFQREKVEVQLPELFHKIGVGAMTWSPLACGIISGKYDGRVPPYSRASLKGYQWLKDKILSEEGRRQQAKLKELQAIAERLGCTLPQLAIAWCLRNEGVSSVLLGASNTDQLMENIGAIQVLPKLSSSITHEVDSILGNKPYSKKDYRS, encoded by the exons GGCCGAGGTGGTATTGGGGAACATCATAAAGAAGAAAGGGTGGAG ACGCTCCAGTCTGGTCATAACAACAAAGATCTTCTGGGGTGGAAA AGCTGAGACTGAAAGAGGTTTATCTCGAAAACATATTATAGAAG GTTTAAAAGCTTCTCTGGAGAGACTGCAGTTAGACTACGTTGACGTAGTGTTTGCGAACAGACCGGACCCCAACACGCCTATGGAAG AAACGGTTCGAGCAATGACCCATGTGATAAATCAAGGCATGGCCATGTACTGGGGTACATCCCGCTGGAGCCCCATGGAGATAATG GAAGCATATTCTGTGGCACGACAATTCAATCAGATTCCTCCAATCTGTGAGCAGGCCGAGTATCACATGTTTCAGAGAGAGAAGGTGGAGGTGCAGCTACCGGAACTTTTCCATAAAATAG GTGTGGGGGCCATGACGTGGTCACCGCTGGCCTGCGGGATCATCTCAGGGAAATACGACGGCAGGGTTCCCCCGTACTCTCGGGCTTCTCTGAAG GGTTACCAGTGGTTGAAGGACAAGATCTTGAGCGAGGAGGGTCGGCGTCAGCAGGCGAAGTTGAAAGAGCTGCAGGCGATCGCGGAGCGGCTGGGCTGCACTCTGCCCCAACTCGCCATCG CGTGGTGCCTACGTAACGAGGGGGTGAGCTCCGTCCTTTTAGGGGCGTCCAACACTGACCAGCTGATGGAGAACATAGGAGCCATTCAG GTCCTTCCCAAGCTGTCGTCATCCATCACACACGAGGTGGACAGCATCCTGGGCAACAAGCCGTACAGTAAAAAGGATTACCGCTCTTAA